In Tamandua tetradactyla isolate mTamTet1 chromosome 7, mTamTet1.pri, whole genome shotgun sequence, the following are encoded in one genomic region:
- the DENND6B gene encoding protein DENND6B isoform X5 codes for MDALLGAGPRRARGGLGTAPPEPGHAAAPPPWARFSAWLECVCVVTFDLELGQALELVYPSDSRLTDKEKSSICYLSFPDSHSGGLGDTQFSFRIRQSGGQRGPWPAEDQLYNRAAPESLQRESAHYFGYVYFRQVKDSSVKRGYFQKSLVLVSRLPFVRLFQALLSIIAPEYFDKLVPCLEAVCSEIDQWPAPAPGKTLNLPVMGVVVQVYVPSRADKLEASALKPCSLEKLLPAPMVLASIHEPDLFRCFQPVLMHVQMLWELVLLGEPLVVLAPSPAVSSEIVLALTSLLQPLRFCSDYRPYFTVHDSEFKELMTRTRAPTGPTFSEWGSPECQVKLKKPSRLKTLDTKPGLLPPSTPSLTRSCPPSPSQPQIGSAVELSPLTVGCSWLGGLLAFRPGRLGHEVTGALDALLPRGGAAGQWGARPPRTRQLALCPGLYTSYSAHLSRDKALLKRLLKGVQRQRPSDTLSALLRRHLLELTQSFLFPLEHYMTSLMPLRRSVEPWKSPPQIRPFLQDDFLRSLEHAGPGLTCIIKGDWLGLYRRFFKSPHFDGWYRQRHKEMAQQLEALHLQAICEADLEAWMKDKSEVEVVDLVLKLREKLVRAQGHQLPVKEEILRLAQLYLEKVMSSLPKNLQAVLSLP; via the exons ATGGACGCGCTGCTGGGCGCCGGGCCTCGCCGCGCTCGTGGCGGCTTGGGCACAGCGCCCCCCGAGCCGGGCCATGCGGCAGCCCCACCACCCTGGGCGCGCTTCTCGGCCTGGCTGGAGTGCGTGTGCGTAGTCACCTTCGACCTGGAGCTGGGCCAGGCGCTAGAG cTGGTGTACCCAAGCGACTCCAGGCTCACGGACAAGGAG AAAAGCAGCATCTGTTACCTGTCCTTCCCTGACTCCCACTCAG GCGGCCTCGGGGACACGCAGTTCAGCTTCCGCATCCGCCAGTCGGGAGGGCAGAGGGGCCCCTGGCCTGCTGAGGACCAGCTCTACAACCGGGCAGCCCCCGAGTCACTGCAG AGAGAGTCAGCCCACTACTTTGGCTATGTGTACTTCAGACAGGTGAAGGACAGCTCGGTGAAGAGGGGCTACTTCCAGAAG TCCCTGGTGCTGGTCTCCCGCCTGCCGTTCGTCCGGCTGTTCCAGGCCCTGCTGAGCATCATCGCCCCTGAGTACTTCGACAAGCTGGTACCCTGCCTGGAGGCTG TGTGCAGCGAGATTGACCAATGGCCAGCACCTGCGCCTGGGAAGACCCTGAACCTGCCTGTCATGGGGGTTGTTGTCCAG GTGTATGTTCCCTCCAGGGCGGACAAACTGGAGGCCAGCGCCTTGAAACCATGCAGCCTTGAG AAGCTGTTGCCAGCCCCCATGGTCCTCGCCAGCATCCATGAGCCAGACCTGTTCAG GTGCTTCCAGCCAGTGCTGATGCACGTACAGATGCTGTGGGAGCTCGTGCTACTCGGGGAGCCCCTGGTGGTCCTGGCACCCTCACCAGCCGTGTCCTCAGAGATTGTGCTGGCTCTGACCAG CCTCCTGCAGCCCTTGCGATTCTGCTCTGACTATCGCCCCTACTTCACCGTCCACGACAGTGAGTTCAAGGAGCTCATGACCCGCACACGTGCCCC CACTGGCCCCACATTCTCCGAGTGGGGGAGCCCAGAATGTCAG GTCAAGCTGAAGAAGCCTTCGCGGCTTAAGACCCTGGACACCAAGCCAGGTCTGTTGCCCCCCTCCACCCCATCCCTCACCCGCAGCTGCCCACCTTCCCCTTCCCAACCTCAAATTGGGTCTGCAGTGGAGCTCAGCCCTCTCACCGTAGGGTGTTCTTGGCTCGGTGGCCTCTTGGCTTTCAGGCCAGGAAGGTTGGGTCATGAAGTTACAGGCGCATTAGATGCCCTGTTACCCAGGGGAGGGGCTGCCGGGCAGTGGGGAGCCAGGCCGCCCCGGACCAGGCAGCTCGCCCTCTGCCCAGGCCTCTACACGTCGTACTCAGCGCACCTCAGCCGGGACAAGGCACTGCTGAAGCGGCTGCTAAAG GGTGTACAGAGGCAGCGCCCCTCAGACACGCTGAGCGCCCTGCTGCGGCGGCATCTCCTAGAGCTCACGCAGAGCTTCCTCTTTCCCCTG GAACACTACATGACTAGCCTCATGCCTCTGCGGAGGAGCGTGGAGCCCTGGAAG TCGCCGCCCCAGATCCGCCCGTTCCTCCAGGATGACTTTCTGCGCAGCCTGGAGCACGCAGGACCCGGGCTCACCTGCATCATCAAGGGTGACTGGCTGGGCCTCTACAG GCGTTTTTTCAAGTCCCCCCACTTTGACGGCTGGTACCGTCAGCGGCACAAGGAGATGGCCCAGCAGCTGGAGGCGCTGCACCTCCAGGCTATATGCGAGGCG GACCTCGAGGCTTGGATGAAGGACAAGTccgaggtggaggtggtggaccTGGTCCTGAAACTCCGGGAAAAACTG GTGCGGGCCCAGGGCCACCAGCTCCCGGTGAAAGAAGAGATACTGCGGCTAGCACAGCTGTACCTGGAGAAGGTCATGAGCTCTCTTCCTAAGAACCTGCAGGCCGTGTTGAGCCTCCCCTGA
- the DENND6B gene encoding protein DENND6B isoform X9 — MDALLGAGPRRARGGLGTAPPEPGHAAAPPPWARFSAWLECVCVVTFDLELGQALELVYPSDSRLTDKEKSSICYLSFPDSHSGGLGDTQFSFRIRQSGGQRGPWPAEDQLYNRAAPESLQRESAHYFGYVYFRQVKDSSVKRGYFQKSLVLVSRLPFVRLFQALLSIIAPEYFDKLVPCLEAVCSEIDQWPAPAPGKTLNLPVMGVVVQVYVPSRADKLEASALKPCSLEKLLPAPMVLASIHEPDLFRCFQPVLMHVQMLWELVLLGEPLVVLAPSPAVSSEIVLALTSLLQPLRFCSDYRPYFTVHDSEFKELMTRTRAPTGPTFSEWGSPECQVRLAGASPTLSHEGRWQLPGGTAALSPTWHVVGDFPKQVKLKKPSRLKTLDTKPGLYTSYSAHLSRDKALLKRLLKEHYMTSLMPLRRSVEPWKSPPQIRPFLQDDFLRSLEHAGPGLTCIIKGDWLGLYRRFFKSPHFDGWYRQRHKEMAQQLEALHLQAICEADLEAWMKDKSEVEVVDLVLKLREKLVRAQGHQLPVKEEILRLAQLYLEKVMSSLPKNLQAVLSLP; from the exons ATGGACGCGCTGCTGGGCGCCGGGCCTCGCCGCGCTCGTGGCGGCTTGGGCACAGCGCCCCCCGAGCCGGGCCATGCGGCAGCCCCACCACCCTGGGCGCGCTTCTCGGCCTGGCTGGAGTGCGTGTGCGTAGTCACCTTCGACCTGGAGCTGGGCCAGGCGCTAGAG cTGGTGTACCCAAGCGACTCCAGGCTCACGGACAAGGAG AAAAGCAGCATCTGTTACCTGTCCTTCCCTGACTCCCACTCAG GCGGCCTCGGGGACACGCAGTTCAGCTTCCGCATCCGCCAGTCGGGAGGGCAGAGGGGCCCCTGGCCTGCTGAGGACCAGCTCTACAACCGGGCAGCCCCCGAGTCACTGCAG AGAGAGTCAGCCCACTACTTTGGCTATGTGTACTTCAGACAGGTGAAGGACAGCTCGGTGAAGAGGGGCTACTTCCAGAAG TCCCTGGTGCTGGTCTCCCGCCTGCCGTTCGTCCGGCTGTTCCAGGCCCTGCTGAGCATCATCGCCCCTGAGTACTTCGACAAGCTGGTACCCTGCCTGGAGGCTG TGTGCAGCGAGATTGACCAATGGCCAGCACCTGCGCCTGGGAAGACCCTGAACCTGCCTGTCATGGGGGTTGTTGTCCAG GTGTATGTTCCCTCCAGGGCGGACAAACTGGAGGCCAGCGCCTTGAAACCATGCAGCCTTGAG AAGCTGTTGCCAGCCCCCATGGTCCTCGCCAGCATCCATGAGCCAGACCTGTTCAG GTGCTTCCAGCCAGTGCTGATGCACGTACAGATGCTGTGGGAGCTCGTGCTACTCGGGGAGCCCCTGGTGGTCCTGGCACCCTCACCAGCCGTGTCCTCAGAGATTGTGCTGGCTCTGACCAG CCTCCTGCAGCCCTTGCGATTCTGCTCTGACTATCGCCCCTACTTCACCGTCCACGACAGTGAGTTCAAGGAGCTCATGACCCGCACACGTGCCCC CACTGGCCCCACATTCTCCGAGTGGGGGAGCCCAGAATGTCAGGTGAGGTTGGCCggggcctcccccaccctcaGCCATGAGGGGAGATGGCAGCTCCCTGGGGGTACTGCAGCACTGAGCCCCACCTGGCATGTCGTAGGGGACTTTCCTAAACAGGTCAAGCTGAAGAAGCCTTCGCGGCTTAAGACCCTGGACACCAAGCCAG GCCTCTACACGTCGTACTCAGCGCACCTCAGCCGGGACAAGGCACTGCTGAAGCGGCTGCTAAAG GAACACTACATGACTAGCCTCATGCCTCTGCGGAGGAGCGTGGAGCCCTGGAAG TCGCCGCCCCAGATCCGCCCGTTCCTCCAGGATGACTTTCTGCGCAGCCTGGAGCACGCAGGACCCGGGCTCACCTGCATCATCAAGGGTGACTGGCTGGGCCTCTACAG GCGTTTTTTCAAGTCCCCCCACTTTGACGGCTGGTACCGTCAGCGGCACAAGGAGATGGCCCAGCAGCTGGAGGCGCTGCACCTCCAGGCTATATGCGAGGCG GACCTCGAGGCTTGGATGAAGGACAAGTccgaggtggaggtggtggaccTGGTCCTGAAACTCCGGGAAAAACTG GTGCGGGCCCAGGGCCACCAGCTCCCGGTGAAAGAAGAGATACTGCGGCTAGCACAGCTGTACCTGGAGAAGGTCATGAGCTCTCTTCCTAAGAACCTGCAGGCCGTGTTGAGCCTCCCCTGA
- the DENND6B gene encoding protein DENND6B isoform X4, giving the protein MDALLGAGPRRARGGLGTAPPEPGHAAAPPPWARFSAWLECVCVVTFDLELGQALELVYPSDSRLTDKEKSSICYLSFPDSHSGGLGDTQFSFRIRQSGGQRGPWPAEDQLYNRAAPESLQRESAHYFGYVYFRQVKDSSVKRGYFQKSLVLVSRLPFVRLFQALLSIIAPEYFDKLVPCLEAVCSEIDQWPAPAPGKTLNLPVMGVVVQVYVPSRADKLEASALKPCSLEKLLPAPMVLASIHEPDLFRCFQPVLMHVQMLWELVLLGEPLVVLAPSPAVSSEIVLALTSLLQPLRFCSDYRPYFTVHDSEFKELMTRTRAPTGPTFSEWGSPECQVRLAGASPTLSHEGRWQLPGGTAALSPTWHVVGDFPKQVKLKKPSRLKTLDTKPGLLPPSTPSLTRSCPPSPSQPQIGSAVELSPLTVGCSWLGGLLAFRPGRLGHEVTGALDALLPRGGAAGQWGARPPRTRQLALCPGLYTSYSAHLSRDKALLKRLLKEHYMTSLMPLRRSVEPWKSPPQIRPFLQDDFLRSLEHAGPGLTCIIKGDWLGLYRRFFKSPHFDGWYRQRHKEMAQQLEALHLQAICEADLEAWMKDKSEVEVVDLVLKLREKLVRAQGHQLPVKEEILRLAQLYLEKVMSSLPKNLQAVLSLP; this is encoded by the exons ATGGACGCGCTGCTGGGCGCCGGGCCTCGCCGCGCTCGTGGCGGCTTGGGCACAGCGCCCCCCGAGCCGGGCCATGCGGCAGCCCCACCACCCTGGGCGCGCTTCTCGGCCTGGCTGGAGTGCGTGTGCGTAGTCACCTTCGACCTGGAGCTGGGCCAGGCGCTAGAG cTGGTGTACCCAAGCGACTCCAGGCTCACGGACAAGGAG AAAAGCAGCATCTGTTACCTGTCCTTCCCTGACTCCCACTCAG GCGGCCTCGGGGACACGCAGTTCAGCTTCCGCATCCGCCAGTCGGGAGGGCAGAGGGGCCCCTGGCCTGCTGAGGACCAGCTCTACAACCGGGCAGCCCCCGAGTCACTGCAG AGAGAGTCAGCCCACTACTTTGGCTATGTGTACTTCAGACAGGTGAAGGACAGCTCGGTGAAGAGGGGCTACTTCCAGAAG TCCCTGGTGCTGGTCTCCCGCCTGCCGTTCGTCCGGCTGTTCCAGGCCCTGCTGAGCATCATCGCCCCTGAGTACTTCGACAAGCTGGTACCCTGCCTGGAGGCTG TGTGCAGCGAGATTGACCAATGGCCAGCACCTGCGCCTGGGAAGACCCTGAACCTGCCTGTCATGGGGGTTGTTGTCCAG GTGTATGTTCCCTCCAGGGCGGACAAACTGGAGGCCAGCGCCTTGAAACCATGCAGCCTTGAG AAGCTGTTGCCAGCCCCCATGGTCCTCGCCAGCATCCATGAGCCAGACCTGTTCAG GTGCTTCCAGCCAGTGCTGATGCACGTACAGATGCTGTGGGAGCTCGTGCTACTCGGGGAGCCCCTGGTGGTCCTGGCACCCTCACCAGCCGTGTCCTCAGAGATTGTGCTGGCTCTGACCAG CCTCCTGCAGCCCTTGCGATTCTGCTCTGACTATCGCCCCTACTTCACCGTCCACGACAGTGAGTTCAAGGAGCTCATGACCCGCACACGTGCCCC CACTGGCCCCACATTCTCCGAGTGGGGGAGCCCAGAATGTCAGGTGAGGTTGGCCggggcctcccccaccctcaGCCATGAGGGGAGATGGCAGCTCCCTGGGGGTACTGCAGCACTGAGCCCCACCTGGCATGTCGTAGGGGACTTTCCTAAACAGGTCAAGCTGAAGAAGCCTTCGCGGCTTAAGACCCTGGACACCAAGCCAGGTCTGTTGCCCCCCTCCACCCCATCCCTCACCCGCAGCTGCCCACCTTCCCCTTCCCAACCTCAAATTGGGTCTGCAGTGGAGCTCAGCCCTCTCACCGTAGGGTGTTCTTGGCTCGGTGGCCTCTTGGCTTTCAGGCCAGGAAGGTTGGGTCATGAAGTTACAGGCGCATTAGATGCCCTGTTACCCAGGGGAGGGGCTGCCGGGCAGTGGGGAGCCAGGCCGCCCCGGACCAGGCAGCTCGCCCTCTGCCCAGGCCTCTACACGTCGTACTCAGCGCACCTCAGCCGGGACAAGGCACTGCTGAAGCGGCTGCTAAAG GAACACTACATGACTAGCCTCATGCCTCTGCGGAGGAGCGTGGAGCCCTGGAAG TCGCCGCCCCAGATCCGCCCGTTCCTCCAGGATGACTTTCTGCGCAGCCTGGAGCACGCAGGACCCGGGCTCACCTGCATCATCAAGGGTGACTGGCTGGGCCTCTACAG GCGTTTTTTCAAGTCCCCCCACTTTGACGGCTGGTACCGTCAGCGGCACAAGGAGATGGCCCAGCAGCTGGAGGCGCTGCACCTCCAGGCTATATGCGAGGCG GACCTCGAGGCTTGGATGAAGGACAAGTccgaggtggaggtggtggaccTGGTCCTGAAACTCCGGGAAAAACTG GTGCGGGCCCAGGGCCACCAGCTCCCGGTGAAAGAAGAGATACTGCGGCTAGCACAGCTGTACCTGGAGAAGGTCATGAGCTCTCTTCCTAAGAACCTGCAGGCCGTGTTGAGCCTCCCCTGA
- the DENND6B gene encoding protein DENND6B isoform X1 yields MDALLGAGPRRARGGLGTAPPEPGHAAAPPPWARFSAWLECVCVVTFDLELGQALELVYPSDSRLTDKEKSSICYLSFPDSHSGGLGDTQFSFRIRQSGGQRGPWPAEDQLYNRAAPESLQRESAHYFGYVYFRQVKDSSVKRGYFQKSLVLVSRLPFVRLFQALLSIIAPEYFDKLVPCLEAVCSEIDQWPAPAPGKTLNLPVMGVVVQVYVPSRADKLEASALKPCSLEKLLPAPMVLASIHEPDLFRCFQPVLMHVQMLWELVLLGEPLVVLAPSPAVSSEIVLALTSLLQPLRFCSDYRPYFTVHDSEFKELMTRTRAPTGPTFSEWGSPECQVRLAGASPTLSHEGRWQLPGGTAALSPTWHVVGDFPKQVKLKKPSRLKTLDTKPGLLPPSTPSLTRSCPPSPSQPQIGSAVELSPLTVGCSWLGGLLAFRPGRLGHEVTGALDALLPRGGAAGQWGARPPRTRQLALCPGLYTSYSAHLSRDKALLKRLLKGVQRQRPSDTLSALLRRHLLELTQSFLFPLEHYMTSLMPLRRSVEPWKSPPQIRPFLQDDFLRSLEHAGPGLTCIIKGDWLGLYRRFFKSPHFDGWYRQRHKEMAQQLEALHLQAICEADLEAWMKDKSEVEVVDLVLKLREKLVRAQGHQLPVKEEILRLAQLYLEKVMSSLPKNLQAVLSLP; encoded by the exons ATGGACGCGCTGCTGGGCGCCGGGCCTCGCCGCGCTCGTGGCGGCTTGGGCACAGCGCCCCCCGAGCCGGGCCATGCGGCAGCCCCACCACCCTGGGCGCGCTTCTCGGCCTGGCTGGAGTGCGTGTGCGTAGTCACCTTCGACCTGGAGCTGGGCCAGGCGCTAGAG cTGGTGTACCCAAGCGACTCCAGGCTCACGGACAAGGAG AAAAGCAGCATCTGTTACCTGTCCTTCCCTGACTCCCACTCAG GCGGCCTCGGGGACACGCAGTTCAGCTTCCGCATCCGCCAGTCGGGAGGGCAGAGGGGCCCCTGGCCTGCTGAGGACCAGCTCTACAACCGGGCAGCCCCCGAGTCACTGCAG AGAGAGTCAGCCCACTACTTTGGCTATGTGTACTTCAGACAGGTGAAGGACAGCTCGGTGAAGAGGGGCTACTTCCAGAAG TCCCTGGTGCTGGTCTCCCGCCTGCCGTTCGTCCGGCTGTTCCAGGCCCTGCTGAGCATCATCGCCCCTGAGTACTTCGACAAGCTGGTACCCTGCCTGGAGGCTG TGTGCAGCGAGATTGACCAATGGCCAGCACCTGCGCCTGGGAAGACCCTGAACCTGCCTGTCATGGGGGTTGTTGTCCAG GTGTATGTTCCCTCCAGGGCGGACAAACTGGAGGCCAGCGCCTTGAAACCATGCAGCCTTGAG AAGCTGTTGCCAGCCCCCATGGTCCTCGCCAGCATCCATGAGCCAGACCTGTTCAG GTGCTTCCAGCCAGTGCTGATGCACGTACAGATGCTGTGGGAGCTCGTGCTACTCGGGGAGCCCCTGGTGGTCCTGGCACCCTCACCAGCCGTGTCCTCAGAGATTGTGCTGGCTCTGACCAG CCTCCTGCAGCCCTTGCGATTCTGCTCTGACTATCGCCCCTACTTCACCGTCCACGACAGTGAGTTCAAGGAGCTCATGACCCGCACACGTGCCCC CACTGGCCCCACATTCTCCGAGTGGGGGAGCCCAGAATGTCAGGTGAGGTTGGCCggggcctcccccaccctcaGCCATGAGGGGAGATGGCAGCTCCCTGGGGGTACTGCAGCACTGAGCCCCACCTGGCATGTCGTAGGGGACTTTCCTAAACAGGTCAAGCTGAAGAAGCCTTCGCGGCTTAAGACCCTGGACACCAAGCCAGGTCTGTTGCCCCCCTCCACCCCATCCCTCACCCGCAGCTGCCCACCTTCCCCTTCCCAACCTCAAATTGGGTCTGCAGTGGAGCTCAGCCCTCTCACCGTAGGGTGTTCTTGGCTCGGTGGCCTCTTGGCTTTCAGGCCAGGAAGGTTGGGTCATGAAGTTACAGGCGCATTAGATGCCCTGTTACCCAGGGGAGGGGCTGCCGGGCAGTGGGGAGCCAGGCCGCCCCGGACCAGGCAGCTCGCCCTCTGCCCAGGCCTCTACACGTCGTACTCAGCGCACCTCAGCCGGGACAAGGCACTGCTGAAGCGGCTGCTAAAG GGTGTACAGAGGCAGCGCCCCTCAGACACGCTGAGCGCCCTGCTGCGGCGGCATCTCCTAGAGCTCACGCAGAGCTTCCTCTTTCCCCTG GAACACTACATGACTAGCCTCATGCCTCTGCGGAGGAGCGTGGAGCCCTGGAAG TCGCCGCCCCAGATCCGCCCGTTCCTCCAGGATGACTTTCTGCGCAGCCTGGAGCACGCAGGACCCGGGCTCACCTGCATCATCAAGGGTGACTGGCTGGGCCTCTACAG GCGTTTTTTCAAGTCCCCCCACTTTGACGGCTGGTACCGTCAGCGGCACAAGGAGATGGCCCAGCAGCTGGAGGCGCTGCACCTCCAGGCTATATGCGAGGCG GACCTCGAGGCTTGGATGAAGGACAAGTccgaggtggaggtggtggaccTGGTCCTGAAACTCCGGGAAAAACTG GTGCGGGCCCAGGGCCACCAGCTCCCGGTGAAAGAAGAGATACTGCGGCTAGCACAGCTGTACCTGGAGAAGGTCATGAGCTCTCTTCCTAAGAACCTGCAGGCCGTGTTGAGCCTCCCCTGA
- the DENND6B gene encoding protein DENND6B isoform X10: MDALLGAGPRRARGGLGTAPPEPGHAAAPPPWARFSAWLECVCVVTFDLELGQALELVYPSDSRLTDKEKSSICYLSFPDSHSGGLGDTQFSFRIRQSGGQRGPWPAEDQLYNRAAPESLQRESAHYFGYVYFRQVKDSSVKRGYFQKSLVLVSRLPFVRLFQALLSIIAPEYFDKLVPCLEAVCSEIDQWPAPAPGKTLNLPVMGVVVQVYVPSRADKLEASALKPCSLEKLLPAPMVLASIHEPDLFRCFQPVLMHVQMLWELVLLGEPLVVLAPSPAVSSEIVLALTSLLQPLRFCSDYRPYFTVHDSEFKELMTRTRAPTGPTFSEWGSPECQVKLKKPSRLKTLDTKPGLYTSYSAHLSRDKALLKRLLKGVQRQRPSDTLSALLRRHLLELTQSFLFPLEHYMTSLMPLRRSVEPWKSPPQIRPFLQDDFLRSLEHAGPGLTCIIKGDWLGLYRRFFKSPHFDGWYRQRHKEMAQQLEALHLQAICEADLEAWMKDKSEVEVVDLVLKLREKLVRAQGHQLPVKEEILRLAQLYLEKVMSSLPKNLQAVLSLP, encoded by the exons ATGGACGCGCTGCTGGGCGCCGGGCCTCGCCGCGCTCGTGGCGGCTTGGGCACAGCGCCCCCCGAGCCGGGCCATGCGGCAGCCCCACCACCCTGGGCGCGCTTCTCGGCCTGGCTGGAGTGCGTGTGCGTAGTCACCTTCGACCTGGAGCTGGGCCAGGCGCTAGAG cTGGTGTACCCAAGCGACTCCAGGCTCACGGACAAGGAG AAAAGCAGCATCTGTTACCTGTCCTTCCCTGACTCCCACTCAG GCGGCCTCGGGGACACGCAGTTCAGCTTCCGCATCCGCCAGTCGGGAGGGCAGAGGGGCCCCTGGCCTGCTGAGGACCAGCTCTACAACCGGGCAGCCCCCGAGTCACTGCAG AGAGAGTCAGCCCACTACTTTGGCTATGTGTACTTCAGACAGGTGAAGGACAGCTCGGTGAAGAGGGGCTACTTCCAGAAG TCCCTGGTGCTGGTCTCCCGCCTGCCGTTCGTCCGGCTGTTCCAGGCCCTGCTGAGCATCATCGCCCCTGAGTACTTCGACAAGCTGGTACCCTGCCTGGAGGCTG TGTGCAGCGAGATTGACCAATGGCCAGCACCTGCGCCTGGGAAGACCCTGAACCTGCCTGTCATGGGGGTTGTTGTCCAG GTGTATGTTCCCTCCAGGGCGGACAAACTGGAGGCCAGCGCCTTGAAACCATGCAGCCTTGAG AAGCTGTTGCCAGCCCCCATGGTCCTCGCCAGCATCCATGAGCCAGACCTGTTCAG GTGCTTCCAGCCAGTGCTGATGCACGTACAGATGCTGTGGGAGCTCGTGCTACTCGGGGAGCCCCTGGTGGTCCTGGCACCCTCACCAGCCGTGTCCTCAGAGATTGTGCTGGCTCTGACCAG CCTCCTGCAGCCCTTGCGATTCTGCTCTGACTATCGCCCCTACTTCACCGTCCACGACAGTGAGTTCAAGGAGCTCATGACCCGCACACGTGCCCC CACTGGCCCCACATTCTCCGAGTGGGGGAGCCCAGAATGTCAG GTCAAGCTGAAGAAGCCTTCGCGGCTTAAGACCCTGGACACCAAGCCAG GCCTCTACACGTCGTACTCAGCGCACCTCAGCCGGGACAAGGCACTGCTGAAGCGGCTGCTAAAG GGTGTACAGAGGCAGCGCCCCTCAGACACGCTGAGCGCCCTGCTGCGGCGGCATCTCCTAGAGCTCACGCAGAGCTTCCTCTTTCCCCTG GAACACTACATGACTAGCCTCATGCCTCTGCGGAGGAGCGTGGAGCCCTGGAAG TCGCCGCCCCAGATCCGCCCGTTCCTCCAGGATGACTTTCTGCGCAGCCTGGAGCACGCAGGACCCGGGCTCACCTGCATCATCAAGGGTGACTGGCTGGGCCTCTACAG GCGTTTTTTCAAGTCCCCCCACTTTGACGGCTGGTACCGTCAGCGGCACAAGGAGATGGCCCAGCAGCTGGAGGCGCTGCACCTCCAGGCTATATGCGAGGCG GACCTCGAGGCTTGGATGAAGGACAAGTccgaggtggaggtggtggaccTGGTCCTGAAACTCCGGGAAAAACTG GTGCGGGCCCAGGGCCACCAGCTCCCGGTGAAAGAAGAGATACTGCGGCTAGCACAGCTGTACCTGGAGAAGGTCATGAGCTCTCTTCCTAAGAACCTGCAGGCCGTGTTGAGCCTCCCCTGA